The window TCCAAATTGGCGGATAGAGTCTCAGCGTTTCGTCAAGGATCTGCCGCGTATAAACCAAGCGAGGAACATCTTCCATCGTGATGGGTTTGCCTTGCAAGATATGATCAACTTCATCGTAGAATGTCTGCATGACCTCCGGGTGGGACAAAATGGCGTGCCAAAACCACGACATGGTGACCGCTGTTGTTTCGTGTCCTGCGATGACAAAGCTTAGGACTTCGTCCCTAAGTTGCTTCTGAACCGCCTCAGCGTCGTTGTTTTTGAATGTCTCGCAGAGGCTGCTTAGAAACGGCATCCGACCCGCCTCGGAATTTTGGGTGACGTTAGATACCATTTCCTCAAGGGTCGTCATCGCGCTGCTTAATTCTTTATTTGCTCGCGGTCCGCGAATTAAAGGCAATCCAAAAACGGCACTGTTGGTGATTTCTCCTATCTGTTGTAAGACCAGTGAGAATGGTTTGAGAAACGCATCGCCGAGGTCACAGTTAAACATCGGCCGCGTGATATTGGACAAGGCGATGCGGTTCGTCAGATCCGCAAAATTCAGAACGCGATGGTCGGCCGATAGTCCGTTTGTTTCTTCTATCGTGACAGCGCGAAAAAGGTCCACCAGTTTGTTTATGCGTGCGGGAGTGAATTCAGGCAATAAGGTGCGTCGACTCCGTTCCCAAACTGGGCCATCCGACACTAATAGACCATTCCCAAGAATAGTCTTTAGTGGCGAATGGTCACTTCGCACGTAGTTGTGATTGTTGAGTACATCCCTCGCCAATTGAGGCTCGTTGACAAGTGTGAAAGTACCAAATCGGGTTTGGTATCGAACCACGTCTCCATAGGCGTCAACCATTTCCTGCAGGATATCGATTGGGGACCTACGATCTTGCGGAAATGCCAATTGGTTTGAGGGACCCGGGGGGCATGGGGCTGTCGACTGATTATTTTGTGGCATTCAAACGACCAGTCTGGTGTGAGGATCTAGCAGAATTGGCAGCCATGAAAGATGCATTCTATCGATTTCCGATTTTTCAATGGATCGACGTGGGGGCCGATTTCTACGAAATAATGTCGCTTTGCAAGTATGGTACAGAAAAGACCGGACCGGATTTCCGAGGATGCGCGCACGCCATGAAAATCGCGGCGGAATCCATTTAATTGCTGTAACGGTTTCAGGTGTCACGAATTCAAGGAGCAAGTAGGGCTAAGTCAGTTGTCACTGGACTGATGATGCCACGCTGAGGGACGCAATTCTGCGGCGACTCTAACGCGAATTGCGATCAATGGCCCCAATGACTCAAGTCGCGTTGAAGGATTTCCGCAATTTGTTCCACATCAGCGCGAAAGTAATCGCGTAATTCAACACGTAGGTCTTCCGGCATTGGTTCCGTAATCGTGATTGGTTTTGGGCAGACTGCGCTGAAGACGCCGAGGATTATCTGCCTCGGAAGACCGGTAAAAAATTGGCCCGCAAATTGGAACTGTCTTGGGAATCTTCGTCGAATCCAATTGATCCGTTCGATTTCCAAATCAGTCGTTTCGTTTTGAGGAGTGCAGTCAATCCGTACATCGGTTTTTAGATCGAGGAAGTCAAAGAGATCAGAGCATACGTGATGTGGTTGGGCGACCAAATCGTCAAATAGAATGAATTTCAGTTGCGAACGGTCGAATTGCGCGGTGTAGCGATCGACCTGATTCTTATACGATGCGGCCGCACGATAAAGAAGGAGGCTTTTCATGAGCAGTGACCGCGGCAACTGTTCACCTCGGCGTCTGGCGGGTTCAGCAGCCAATGCATCCCGAAAGGATCGAATTGTTTCGGACCCATTTTTGACAGCGAAACGAAACAGCGAGTAAACCATTTCGACTGGGTCACGCAAGATGATCATGATTTTCGCATTCTGATTGAATTCGTAAATGCGCTGTGCCGCAATCTTGGAGTAGAGGTACCAAACGGATGCTTCGCCGCGTATCAAATAATCATTTGCATCTTCAAATAGTTCTAGATAGGACTCCTCAGTATTGAGCGGGGGTCCTCGGAAACGCCATTTCAAATCGGTGGAAAAATAGTGCGGCTCCTTGGGATTTGACATAAAAATGTCAGGGTGCTGTCCAAGGTGATAGTACAACGATGTGGTTCCGCATTTCGGAGCACCAACAAGGAATAGATTGGGTTTGGTGGATAGATCTAAATGCGTCATTAATCATTTCATGATCAAGTGACAGCTGGGGAGCATTCGTTGTTCACGTTTTTTGAGATTGTTTTGAAAGTCGAATATAGGAATGCCATGAACCATGAATGCCGTTTGTTGACCGCTGATCGGCGAGTCTTGCAATAGTCTTAGCGAGGTAGTTGATTGTGCTTAGGTGAGATGATTGCCGGTACTCTATTATAGCATTTACGACGATCAAAACGATTCAGCTGAGACCGTTTGTTTTCAGTGTCGTTGAGGAAGCAATTCGTGATTCGGACGCTGGCGTTTTTTCTGTATTGTCTTTCTGCACCGAGCTAGTTGAACCGCGGGTTCGCTGAGACGCAGTTGATCATTTGAACTTTGTCTCTGGCTTCTTGTTCTAAGGTTCGGTTGTCAAAGTTGATTGACAATACGGTCGCTTGTCGGCAACTGTTTTGTCCGCAAGGAAAAGTGTCGTTGGGTGTGTTCGACTTATTGAACTTCATTAGGAGGCAACTCGGGAGTTGTCGTGTTCGGTTACGTTCCGTTGGCTTTCGCCATTGAATATCTTTAGTCCTTGGGTAGATTAGCTATGTTGGGAGGTTTCGTTCGGTGCAAAGAGGTGAGGGTGACACAGTGTTAACGCCAGTTCCTCTCAAGCTTCCGGACTCTTTTGAAACGCCCGTTATCTTCGTCGATCTCGAAAGAACCTTGATTGATGCAGATTTGATGTATGAAGCGATCGTCGATGCAGTTCGTAGCGATACTCGCAATCTGTGTCGTATTCCGCTCTGGGCTGCTGCCGGATCGTTGACGCTGAAAAATGAAATGCGGCACGTTGCAAAGCCGAGCCGTTTTCTTCCGTTCCGCGATGAATTGCTAAGCTTCTTGCGTTCTGAGCATCAATATGGCGTGCGGATCGTACTCGCGACTGCCTCACACCAAGATTGGGCGGAGGCGATTGCTTCCAGAGTTGACATGATCGATGGTGTTCTGGCAACGGACGCCCGCACCAACCTGAAAGGTGCTGCAAAGCTGGCTGAGATTCAGCGTTTTTGTCGTGAGCACGAGTATGACTCTTGGGGCTACATTGGAGACGACGATTCAGATCTTTCCATCTGGAAGGCTGCTACAGTTGCCTATGCCATTGATCGGAGTTCAAGAGGCATTCGAAAGTTTGAGGAAATTGAATCGTCAGCGCGTGTGTTCGGATCATCCGTTTCGAGCTGGCGAGCACGGGTGGAAAGCCTCCGACCCTACCAGTGGGTCAAGAATTTGTTGCTGTTCGTCCCGCTGATAGTCAGCCACCAAATTTTCAACTTGCCGTTACTGGTTCTGACGTCGTTGGCTTTCATTGCTTACAGTTCCACCGCGTCTTTCATCTACCTGCTCAACGATTTGCTGGATCTGAATGCCGATCGGCAACATCCGGTTAAACGGAATCGTCCCTTGGCTTCCGGTCGTTTGGCGATCACTCAGGCGGCAGGCATCATGGTGATCTTGGCAATCATCTCGATTGGCTTCGCCTCGGTTCTTCCGTGGGGATTTCAGTTTGTCTTACTGCTTTACGCAATGGCCAGCGTCTCCTACGCCTTCTGGTTGAAAACCAAGCCGATAGTTGATGTGATGTTACTGGCAAGCTTATATACGCTTCGCGTGATTGCAGGAGGCGCGGCTTCAGATGTTGTCCCCTCTGCATGGCTATTGGCGTTTTCTCTGTTTCTCTTTACTTCTCTGGCATTTGCAAAGCGATATGCCGAACTGTATCGCTTGCGGTCGGAGGCTGGTGACAAAGTTCCTGGTCGGGGCTATCAGGTTAATGATCTTGGATTGTTGGAGACGTTTGGAGCAATTAGTGGTTATTTGGCTGTGTTGGTGATCGCTCTTTATATTCAAAGCCCTGCCATAAATGCCCTTTATCAGAGGCCCGCGTTTCTTTGGCTGCTGTGTCCCTTAATCTTGTACTGGG is drawn from Pirellulaceae bacterium and contains these coding sequences:
- a CDS encoding cytochrome P450; its protein translation is MPQNNQSTAPCPPGPSNQLAFPQDRRSPIDILQEMVDAYGDVVRYQTRFGTFTLVNEPQLARDVLNNHNYVRSDHSPLKTILGNGLLVSDGPVWERSRRTLLPEFTPARINKLVDLFRAVTIEETNGLSADHRVLNFADLTNRIALSNITRPMFNCDLGDAFLKPFSLVLQQIGEITNSAVFGLPLIRGPRANKELSSAMTTLEEMVSNVTQNSEAGRMPFLSSLCETFKNNDAEAVQKQLRDEVLSFVIAGHETTAVTMSWFWHAILSHPEVMQTFYDEVDHILQGKPITMEDVPRLVYTRQILDETLRLYPPIWMISRTAIREMEIGGYLIPANSNVVVSPFVIHRRPDAWNNPDQFDPDRFQHRSSESNRAFIPFLTGRHICIGKHFALLEAVIVAATLAQQFRFRRAASLPEDFLPLLSLRMRQPFMIQLESR
- a CDS encoding sulfotransferase domain-containing protein → MTHLDLSTKPNLFLVGAPKCGTTSLYYHLGQHPDIFMSNPKEPHYFSTDLKWRFRGPPLNTEESYLELFEDANDYLIRGEASVWYLYSKIAAQRIYEFNQNAKIMIILRDPVEMVYSLFRFAVKNGSETIRSFRDALAAEPARRRGEQLPRSLLMKSLLLYRAAASYKNQVDRYTAQFDRSQLKFILFDDLVAQPHHVCSDLFDFLDLKTDVRIDCTPQNETTDLEIERINWIRRRFPRQFQFAGQFFTGLPRQIILGVFSAVCPKPITITEPMPEDLRVELRDYFRADVEQIAEILQRDLSHWGH
- a CDS encoding UbiA family prenyltransferase — translated: MQRGEGDTVLTPVPLKLPDSFETPVIFVDLERTLIDADLMYEAIVDAVRSDTRNLCRIPLWAAAGSLTLKNEMRHVAKPSRFLPFRDELLSFLRSEHQYGVRIVLATASHQDWAEAIASRVDMIDGVLATDARTNLKGAAKLAEIQRFCREHEYDSWGYIGDDDSDLSIWKAATVAYAIDRSSRGIRKFEEIESSARVFGSSVSSWRARVESLRPYQWVKNLLLFVPLIVSHQIFNLPLLVLTSLAFIAYSSTASFIYLLNDLLDLNADRQHPVKRNRPLASGRLAITQAAGIMVILAIISIGFASVLPWGFQFVLLLYAMASVSYAFWLKTKPIVDVMLLASLYTLRVIAGGAASDVVPSAWLLAFSLFLFTSLAFAKRYAELYRLRSEAGDKVPGRGYQVNDLGLLETFGAISGYLAVLVIALYIQSPAINALYQRPAFLWLLCPLILYWVSRLWLLARRGSLVEDPVVFVTRDRVSLVIFLVSIAVLVAAT